A single Halarcobacter anaerophilus DNA region contains:
- a CDS encoding 30S ribosomal protein S1 has product MGIDDIELGEDFDFAQMLEESFENAENNSVVDGVIVEITGDSVLVDVGQKIEGRLNISEITIGGEVQFKAGDTIPVMLMGTKGERPSISYKKVLQKEKFDAFVKEHGENIEDVVIEGKIVSVKNRGGFIIEDETGLEYFMPMAQSYLKTQGAIGKKVKAKVLKVNNAQNSIIVSRKKLIEEAKLEKDSRVTEILEKNEPVTGTVKKITSYGMFIDLGGIDGLVNYNEISYKGPVNPANYYNEGDEVPVVVLSYDKAKQHLSLSIKAALPNPWEEIKDELEVGDTITVTVSNFESYGAFVDLGNDIEGLLHISEISWNKNLKNPKDVLTLGEEVNVEVIELDVDKKRLRVSLKNLQEKPFAKFLKENKVGDVVKGKVATLTDFGAFVTIGEVDGLLHNEEASWESNSKCKSLYKKGDEVEVKIIKIDKEKENISLSVKEISDSPAKNFQNEHKVGDIVKGPVKDKKDFGIFIKLADNLDGLIRNEDFGPLNAEEVNVGDELEAVVINIDTKKNRVRLSVKRLEQQQEREVLKAVNDDSSMTLGDLLKDQIK; this is encoded by the coding sequence ATGGGTATCGATGATATAGAACTAGGTGAAGACTTTGATTTTGCGCAAATGCTTGAAGAGTCTTTTGAGAATGCTGAAAATAACTCTGTAGTTGATGGTGTAATTGTTGAAATTACTGGTGATAGTGTACTTGTTGATGTTGGTCAAAAAATAGAAGGTAGACTTAATATCTCTGAAATAACAATCGGTGGTGAAGTTCAATTCAAAGCAGGAGATACAATTCCTGTAATGTTGATGGGAACTAAAGGTGAAAGACCATCGATTTCTTATAAAAAAGTTCTTCAAAAAGAAAAATTCGATGCTTTTGTAAAAGAGCATGGAGAAAATATAGAAGATGTTGTAATTGAAGGTAAAATTGTTTCTGTTAAAAACAGAGGCGGTTTTATAATTGAAGATGAAACTGGCTTAGAATACTTTATGCCTATGGCACAATCTTATTTAAAAACTCAAGGTGCAATAGGGAAAAAAGTAAAAGCAAAAGTTTTAAAAGTAAATAATGCACAAAATTCAATTATTGTATCTAGAAAAAAACTTATTGAAGAAGCAAAACTTGAAAAAGATTCAAGAGTAACTGAAATTTTAGAAAAAAATGAACCTGTAACAGGAACAGTTAAAAAAATCACATCTTACGGTATGTTTATTGATTTAGGTGGAATCGACGGACTTGTAAATTACAATGAAATCTCTTATAAAGGTCCTGTTAATCCTGCAAATTATTATAACGAAGGTGATGAAGTTCCGGTTGTAGTTTTATCTTATGATAAAGCAAAACAACATCTATCTTTATCTATCAAAGCTGCACTTCCTAATCCTTGGGAAGAGATTAAAGATGAATTAGAAGTAGGTGATACTATCACTGTTACTGTTTCTAACTTTGAATCTTACGGTGCTTTTGTTGATTTAGGAAATGATATTGAAGGACTTTTACATATTTCTGAAATTTCTTGGAACAAAAATCTAAAAAATCCAAAAGATGTTTTAACATTGGGTGAAGAAGTTAATGTTGAAGTTATTGAACTTGACGTTGATAAAAAAAGATTAAGAGTATCTCTTAAAAACTTACAAGAAAAACCTTTCGCAAAATTCCTAAAAGAGAATAAAGTAGGAGATGTAGTAAAAGGTAAAGTTGCAACACTTACTGATTTCGGTGCTTTTGTTACTATTGGTGAAGTTGACGGTTTATTACATAATGAAGAAGCTTCTTGGGAATCAAATTCAAAATGTAAATCACTTTATAAAAAAGGTGATGAAGTAGAAGTTAAAATTATCAAAATTGACAAAGAAAAAGAGAATATCTCATTATCTGTAAAAGAGATCAGTGACTCTCCTGCAAAAAATTTCCAAAACGAACATAAAGTCGGAGATATTGTAAAAGGACCTGTAAAAGATAAAAAAGATTTCGGTATTTTTATAAAATTAGCCGATAACTTAGACGGTCTAATAAGAAATGAAGATTTCGGTCCTTTAAATGCAGAAGAAGTTAATGTCGGTGATGAATTAGAAGCTGTAGTAATCAATATTGATACAAAGAAAAACAGAGTTAGATTATCTGTAAAAAGATTAGAACAACAACAAGAAAGAGAAGTTTTAAAAGCAGTTAACGATGATTCGTCAATGACACTAGGTGATCTTTTAAAAGACCAAATTAAGTAA